The stretch of DNA ttactttttcctttattacttttgattttgtttttgttgttccTGCAACATAGTTCCAAATAACAAAGATAAGTATGTAACTTGTACGTGAAGATGAATTAAATTCAGTTAGTTTTTCCAAGTTCTTTGAATCATCATAACAAAATTTTCATTGCATATATTTACACTCATATTAGTAAGTATCTCttagtgttttttattttattttagttatttgtttatttgtgtTGAGTCGGGTATTAGGCAGAGAATCTGACTCATATTAATaagttttatatatttattttatttagttactaTGATACATTTCTGAAGAATTACAAAGACCTCGCAAATAAACGGAATTGGATTCAACCATTACTTGGTAAGCATTTATTTCTCCTAAGATGACATATTTTTCTTTGAACCAAATCAAGTCTGCATTAATATCTATCTTTATCAAACAATTTGGATTTTGGATCTACAGTTGCTCTGTCATATTCGAAACAAATACTAGATGGGAGTTTATGGGGttacaaacaaatttttttactaatttaatgTTATATACTTGAATATActtataaaactattttacatTACATATTGAATTCATCTTATTTTGCATTAGAATGGAGAGATAGCAAGGAATTATGAGGGTGTAAATTAATCTTTATTTAAGAGCTTCAGCAGTGAATGACAACCATTTTTTGACATAGTTTCTCATAAATTTCTTAATCCTtgaatttatgtataaattatGTTCAACAATTaacttgtttttctttatttaatcttATTTGAGGTCCAAAAAGTGGTAGATTATACAAACTATCAACAAAAAGCATCTTTCAAATTTATTAAGTTCTAACTTACGAATAAAATTTATGCAAAACTGAACTCACTTTAGTTGAGCTACTGCATATAATAGGGTTttggtttttgagatttttacaTACTCACCCACTTTATTACTAAGGCTGTGCATACTTTTACCTCTTCACTATCTGTCTATCTATGCGGCCATCAACAGATATCCATCAACCAACCCCACTTATTTATCTTAAACTCCTTCTGGCTGTTGCGAAGGCCTTAAGGCAAGTAGCTAAAGGAAAAGCTTCTGCTAGGCCACTGAATGGAAATGGAAATTTGAGTTGGAGAGGGTGCGGATTCTACAGTTTGATTCTACAAAttcttataattaaataatgcaAGTTTCACGTTCTGTGTACACATTTCCTGTTATATAACAGTTGATATTGCGGAAGAAACAATAAACTTTTTGGCTCTACCTGAACAGctaaatcaattttatttgtttacttGAGATTATTTGTTTACTTGAGTTATTTTAATAAAACAGAATATTATATTGATATAAggttttgaatttatatatatatgctatgtgtgtgtgtgtgtgtgtgtgtgtgaactCTAGCATATGCATATATAAGCTAAGGcatagtataaataagactagtttatattattaatttataataatatattctcaaatttatctttatgtaaaagggttttattttactaaaacaCCTAGTAATTATTGATTCAAAATAGAAAGACATCAATTATTGAGTGTCTATCTGATTTGCAAGCTTTTGATTTTAGGAGATTGCATTAGAAATTGAACCTGAACTTTATCTCACAGGCCATAAAGGTACGTAGTATGGGCAGGAAGGAAGAAATAATCTctgtatatataatatgtaatgaAATTAATAATGAGTCATTCACCATTCATGCTTTAGTGTCTTTAGTGTCAAAATATTTGAGAtctcatgtatatatatatttgagttaaaatttttacaattttgttgTCTGAAGCTGAAATTGCAACGCCCCACATGTTCTGATACTTaatttttctcccttttgtCATTGATGATCTGCTACTTTACTTGCAAGATAGCCCAGTTACTTTTCATtcaaatatttacaaaattaattagatTTACTTGCAAGATAGCCTAGTTACTTTAATTGAATAAGTAGTAATATTCACTGTATCTTACCCCAAATCTTTGGATTAAGGCCTCGAAATTGGACATGACTTGTTTAGGAAAAATTTAATGCGATAGATGTTTGGAGGTCGTATGATTCTATTTACCAACAACTGTAATActcgatttttttatttaatcaagGTCGCAGTTTCATTAATTTCTCACATCACTTGGAGAAGTGTTTTTTTGggataaaaattttttgtcatGTCATCTTTAACACCACTAAGTTTGTCTCCTATATTAGCACCTTGAAAAATTGATACCAGACTtttcttgattaattaatttcatttattattactattcaGACATTAAAATTGCTAAATAGTGTACTATATTGTTTGAAACTTTATTcatataattgatataatcaTTGTGCACTATTGAGTTTTACATTGTCGTTCTCTTGCTAATTATCTAATGACCTTCTGTTGTGTAAAGGAATAGTCAAATGCCAAGAAAACCTCGGTACACTGTTAGTACTGCATCCAGAATTGTAGCTACCCCTAATAGTCAAACACACGCTACTCCAGTGAGTTATTTAATGCACAACTTATTTCAAATGTTCATTTGCCTTTTAGGGTATACTtttattcaatataatttgtgggaatactaaaaaaaattggttgatGTATTAACTACTTTGTTTTTAGCACACGGATGGAATACATGATATGGGAGCAAATACTTCTAGTGCACAGCGATGTGCTAGAGCGCCTCCACCTCCGCATTCCGGCAATGGTGCTAAACAATCCCGTGTTAACGCTATACCGTTTAGACCACCACGCAATGAAACACGACTGGCTCCGTCAAGTGACATTAGGGACGCTCGAGCTCCTGTGACAAATACAAAGCATCCGGATTTACATGAAGTTGTAGATGACCATTCAGAAGATGAAGACTATGACCCGGAGGCAGATGAGGTTGAGTCATTCGATTACCATGTCGACGACTTATTTGCTGCACATGAAGTTGAACGTCAAGGCAATGCCAACGGAAAAAAAAATGACACCGATTATTGGGTTGTTGATGTCATAGGTATTCTTTTGATGCTTGTTTCTTAGAAAGTGTAATTACTCTTCTCCGTGCATTCTAATTCGCTTAGTAAACTAACATTTAAAGTTTGTTCCCTCTGTAAGAAAATGGTGTGACTTATTGTATGGAGCTGATTGTTAAGGAGGCATTAGCACTTCCTCCTTGAAAGAAGATCGTGCTAAACCATAATAGAGAGTTGCAACAAGTTGGTCAGGTAGCGGGCCTATTGAGCGGGTTCTTGGGGACATTGGCATCTGATTTTCAACAGTTACCAATTTGTGAAAAAAGTTGGAAGATAATGAGTAAGGCTTCCAAGGAGCATGCATTTGACCAGTTTAGGGTAatgtttagattttttttataaagtaaGGCGTTAACAATGCTTGGTGTAAAAtgcttttttttatctattaagtGAACAATACAAGGAAAGATTAACACGCACACACATTATTATAGAATATCGATAAATTTCTAAGGACTTTTTTGTATAGTGTAAATTGCACtacattattatataacttaatCCCCAATTAATCCAATCCTTCATGTATAGCAATGTAACTAATAGttgtagtaataataataacaataataatgataaaactTATAAACTTCATGAGAATGTTAAAGCTGCTACTATTGTAAACAATTAGAGAGTGAGTAACTATAGGTTATGACTTTCGGTTAAATGAAAATgtcagaaaaaaataaatatggaaCACATTTGCACAAGTTGATTCTGTTACCTTCCTaactttgaaattttgaatgttttgtggttttaattatttgttgagagattatttaattatttcctAGCTATGGGGTTGCTGTTTTCATATGCTTCTATTTTCCATTAGTGGGTGcatttctttggttttctatttttttgttttagtctggtaaattagagaaggatagtGCATGTTGGGTTTCTTTTTGTTCACTTCTTTGAATTTTATTGCCAAAAATTGTTCATGTCTAATGATGTGTCTTTTGATAATATGTAAGTCTGTTTGAGGTGgttaattattatatgttttCTTTATCTTACTATATTGGTCTGCTCCTCTTTAACCCTCCCGACCAAAAACCCCTTCACCTTTCAACTTTGTTATTGTTGTCCATGCCTGTAGAAAGCTATTGTAAAAGAGATTCAGCCTGATTCCTTTAATAAGATTTGATGGGTGCCTTTGCCAAAAAGTTCTAACAGATTGTATTAGTAAATAGAATCATTATTTAATAAAGTGATATATAGTTGATCACTACTAAGCTGGTCCAGCAAGGGGATTCGGTTTATATCTTGAAGGTGATTAGGCATGCTTATGTTGGAGGTGATTCTTGCTCTTAATATGGTTATATTGGTTGTGAAACTTGCATTTTGAACTTAGCCTTTAGAATAAAGTTTTCATGGTGGAAAGTTCTCAATCATAtttgtttgtgtgttgagtTGATGAATCGTGTATAAAGTTTTGTGATGTAGAACGGATTTGGAGTTAAATTTAATGGTTACAATGATGGTGTGAAAGCACTGATGTCAATATCGTTATCATCTTTATTGTGTTATCTTATGATCTGAACTACTTGTAGTGAGTCTTCCACTATGAGGACGATGGAAGAGGGAGGATAAAGCGGGGAATTGTACAAAGAATAGGAAGTTCCTGGAGGAACGCAAGAAATCATTTGTTCCATAAGGTTTATGACGAAGAACTAACTTTTGAGGAAACCTCAAGCGTAAGCCAGCAAGAATAGAGGCAAATCACTGGAAAAAGTTTCTTGAATATCGGTTGAACGAGGACACAGGTAACACATATTTAGTTGACATTTCATTGTATTCGATTTTAAATCGTCATGAATTACTACTAAATGTGCTGAATTTATTGTGATAGTGGAAAAACTACTACAAAAAGTTCATCACCTTATCCTTTTTTGTGTTTCCTGAAGTTGTACATGCCTAACTTATAAAACCATTAAAAGTGTAGTAATTTATCCCGATAACATTTATGTTTGTCGTTTTGTGTGTAGGAGAAGCGTAAAAAAAATGTCATTAATCGGTCAAAGCAACTGTACACACATACTGGTGGTTCTAAAACGATGGCAAGAAAGAGACACGAAgaagtaattaatttaaattcagtTCCAGAATGTTAACGTGTTTCTAGTAATGTAGTATTGTCTGTTATATGAGTGTGTGTTGATGGATGTTATAGGAGCAATGACAGGGAAGGCCCATTGGTAGAGGCGAGGGATGGACCATGAGTCATAAAAAAAGAATGGTTCGTATATGAATGAAGATGTGTGTCTGGTTGGGATAAATCATGTTCtttactttttcaaatttttctttgcAATTACTAccattgaatttaaattagtgtAAATCCGGATCTCACATGTTTGCAGGAAGCAATTGAACATATTGAGAGCCAAAACCCCTCCAGCAAGGAATTTTCACAGAATGATTCCCTTGCACAAGTGCTTGAAAAGGAGCACCCAAGAAGAGTTCGTGGACTCAGTTTTGGTCTATGTCCCAGTCAGTGTTTTCGTAACACTCCACAGCAGTCTGACTATGGTGTACAGATTGAGGAGTATTAGATGGAGAGTGGAAAACTTAAGGCGGAGGCAGTAGAACTCAAGACAGCAGCAGTAGAGAAAAAGGCAAAGAGACAGAGAATGGAGGCAAAGGCAGCAGAGGAGAAGGCAAAAATGTAGACTATGAGAAATTTGTTAAGATACATAATCCAGCAACAAGGAAGTAATTTGCCACCTGAAATAGCTGCAGATTTGGATTCTTTAAGAAGTGCACCAACCTCATCCCATGCAAGATGATGTGCGGGCACTAATGATTTGAATTATCAATGTTGAAATCTGAatactctttaattttttactgtCATAATGACTTTTGAGATATTTATTTGTAGTTTTTCATTTTGGTGACTTTATTTGTAGTTTACAATCATCGATGCACTGAATTCAAATAACTATTATAATGATTCACTTTtgcatatatttttgttttgtttcgtGTGTTGTAGTTTGATTGGCTGttgtttattttaataagtTAAAGCAACTGAGTGGAAGAACgtataaagaataaaataattggCATATTTTCGTGTAAATTCgggtttttttattaaaaaaaagtgtaaCTCTACATTTGGCAGTGGTTTTAAATCTGCTGCTATATCTTAACAGAATAAGTCAACGGATAGCATTTTGCAGCGGTAAACAACTGCTGCCATCTCCAAACAGTCATATTCTTACAATTTTGTAGCGAAAAGAACCACTGCAAAATTATACCGCTGCAAAATATCATTTAACAGCGGTTGTTCCAGTGGTTACTATTAACCGCTGCTAACGGTTTAGCCGCACGCTATCTTTCAGCGGATATATCAATCGCTGCTATCCGTTTGGCAGCGATTAAAAACCGCTGCTAATCCTGTACATAACCGCTGCTATTTACCGGATATGGTGTAGTGAACATCCATCGAGTGGACTATTGGCAGACTCGGAGGACATAAATTCTTGCATAATTTTTCCTCTTTGCTGACTTGGTCGTGAGGTCTACCTAAATAGGTGTACCAACAATAGATGACACACTCATCATAGCCTCTTCATCATAATACCATATGTTCAATCCTTGGATCTATATCCAAACCATCGTTGAACCAATGGTCTTTTCTTTTGAACAAAAATCCACTGCCTACAACTTCACCGCTACATACAATCCTGCAATCATCCATGGACTTCCAAGCAAGGCCTTTTCTCTATCTTCCACCAAGTCAAACTTGATCAAGAAGTAGTCAAACCCTGCATAAAAAACGTCATACCCTCCTCTCAACCTCCACGCACTTTTCACTTTTTGTGTGATCAACATGTAGCTCATATGCTTCCCTAAGACCTTGATGACGATAGCATCTTTATATGGTTTTAATAGCATAGCATTGGCTTCCTTTGAAAAGATCATCTTTAGTGGTGCTGCATCTCCTTTCCTCCCAATGATCTGTGCAAACCTTTCCCTCAACAACATTTTATTCTTTGCTAATGGTTATGGCAATGTACATCCTAAGACTTTGTCACAgaagaaaatcttaaaattctTTTGATTATGAGTCTTAGAGCCTTTTGAGAACTCTGATTCCACCCCCTTTCGTCTAATGTACTCCCCCTTATCTCTTCCGCCAATGGCGCCAGCTGTCTCACCGTGTTTCTGCCTTGCGCTCTCTCCCCCAATTGCACTATCATTCATCATAAAATCCTAGCAGATACAAATCGTTAATTTAagttctaattattttaatgtttctaattattttagtgcttattaaatgacataattttattattattgatattttttatattctgtATACTCTGACTCCTCCCCAACCCCTTTATGACTTTCCTAGACCAGTGTTCGAATTAATTAAGACTATTGTTCATTTTAAACTAAAATCATTATAGCTACCATTATTTCATAAAACTTATGAAATGGTAATTGTTTATTAGTCGTATATTGTATGATTTCCTATGGGAAATGGAGatgcatacatatataataatgtgAATTCTACTCAACCCTTAAAATAATATGTAAGTTATTTTCAatgatatattatattttaattattgtattttaattattggatatttatttttaacttagaTTATTATC from Arachis duranensis cultivar V14167 chromosome 4, aradu.V14167.gnm2.J7QH, whole genome shotgun sequence encodes:
- the LOC127746798 gene encoding uncharacterized protein LOC127746798 yields the protein MPRKPRYTVSTASRIVATPNSQTHATPHTDGIHDMGANTSSAQRCARAPPPPHSGNGAKQSRVNAIPFRPPRNETRLAPSSDIRDARAPVTNTKHPDLHEVVDDHSEDEDYDPEADEVESFDYHVDDLFAAHEVERQGNANGKKNDTDYWVVDVIENGVTYCMELIVKEALALPP